In the genome of Plectropomus leopardus isolate mb unplaced genomic scaffold, YSFRI_Pleo_2.0 unplaced_scaffold15734, whole genome shotgun sequence, the window agctctattttgatgctgttttatgcactttggcatcTTACATACTTACAGTGTAAAACAATTCCTTGTGTGCATCACTTtagttttattatgaattaaaaaaatggtagtgaggggccacctggcaccctattggggcccagatttggcctgcgggccataagttgagtgtcactgacTTATTGTGACCTCAGGCATTCTGGGGATGTATGGCTTTCAATACagtaagggtttttttttttcaaagtatcCAAAACCAAATCACAGCATTCATTTTTCTATGGTGTTCCTAAAGGTCCTGGTGTCTTAATGTGGAATTTTGGAGGAATTTCTGACTTTTTGTAATCAATTATGCAGTGGTCAAAAATGCTTTAAACTGGCACCAAATTTGTGTAACAAATATTACACAAAACTTGCTGCAACAGCTTATGAgcctaacaaaaacacaatttttatcACATATTTATGACTAGAAAAAGTTAACAAGCAGATGAAGAATACAGTCTCTATAAGGATTATATTGTTGACCTGCCCTccctaaaaaacagaaatgtgtctATGATAGGGAGAGCCTGAGTTGAAGAGGTTAAAAGATGATTAACTTGTTCATTCACCAGGATGAGAACAAAActccagagacagagaggagaaaaagtgGAGTGATGAGGTTAGGAAGAGGCTAAACGCAGTGCGAGGGCGTGCaggccgaggaggaggaggctggtgGTTGCTGGAGGTTTATTTTCCCTGTTCTAGAGAGCTGTGTGGCGTTTCTGCGATTCTCAGACATTTCCTGCCCTGGCCACTGAAAATAACCCACAGGAAAACAGGCCGACCTGCTGCACATCAATGTTCTATTCAAACCCAACGCCACTGGCTCAAAGGCCGACTTCCACACTCTTGTAAAGGCGAACCGCTAATGTCACCTGTGCAACCTGTCGCACGCAGCGGTTCCCACGCCGAAGCTGCGGGTCACCTGGAATTACAGAGTCGCTGCGAGCGCGCTACAGCGGCTCTGGAGCTCGGCCCACATCAacttttctcacacacacaagcagctaTTGTTCACAGCGTGAAAGTGTCTGTTTGCTTGAACTCAGCTGGAGAAATTTCATTGATAAAAGCAGTTAACGatgttttctatattttttatcatactGTGAGATTATTTGAATAAATCATCTATGGATATGACAACTGTTAATCCTCAGAGAGGCGACAAAAGACGAGATAGGTGCTTAAAGAATTAAAGCAATTAAAAGAatacttaaaaatttaaaaaataagtgttcatttttttctgtagaattttttttccatttaaaatgataataattctgatTATAatattctggacatttttatcattttttcttttaatttccccttttttaaaatcttttttttcttgtcatctattactttcttgcaatgtgtgggacatttcttgccaagttgctcccTGCCTCTTCCCCTGTGTTttgttctaaaaaaataattttctggggttgcaaaatttttttaaacagcttcTAAAAGGCatataaatgcagcacaaaactgATCCACAGaagttttaaatgtgaaagtgccccaaagaaatacaaaaaattgaTGAATCAAGACTAAAAATACTCATGAATTGCACccttaaaaaacagtttgcaaaCATCTAAATAAGTAAAGTACCGTACCTCTCGTACTCGTGTTCGTGGCACCTGTGATATGGATCCTGCACCTCATAGATGTCTGAATCTGCTCCGTCTGTGTCATGTGACCAGCCCAGCCTCGCACTGTGAAACGGCAGGTTCATGTACTCGGGGATCTCCTCATACAGAGGGACGTTCTCATACTCCACAGATCCCTCCCCGTTTTCTCCGCACATATCGGACTCCACGATGCAGCTGTTGGGCCGCTCCAGGCTCCTCTCCCCCCGCTTTGACTCCACACTGGTACAGTCCAGAGACTGCCCTCCCTTCGCCAGCAGCTTCGGCAGCATCTTGACAGACAGCCGGAGCTCCAGAAGCTTCCGGAAAGACAGACTCCTCTTTTGAGGGTCGGCTCGGGTCGCCAGGTCGGCTGCGGAGAAAGACTGCGCCCTCTGCTTCCCCCCCAGCGGCGAGGCTCGACCCTTTGGCGGCACGCTGCTCCTGGTGGGAATCTGCCGGCTGAAGAAGGTCACGCAGGGTCGGGTGAAACGCCACGCTGCTTTCTCCTGAGGAGGCGCGGGCAGCTCCCTCATTGGTGTGTTTGCGTGTGGAGGCGCAGGGGGGCAGATAGAGGGCGGAGGGGGCGCTGGGAGGCTGTGTCTCTGAGGTTTTCTTGGCGGCGCCCTTGGTGACGGCTGATCCTCGGCGGAGAACGCTTTCCTCGCGTTCACCAAGGGAGGATGACAGCCGAGTTTGATCTGCTTGGGGAGGCTGTGAGTGATCGGGTAGCGCTCAAAGTCGCCGTACCcgtcctcctcatcctcctccacctGGTGCTCCTCACCGTCTTTTTTGTGGCTCACTGAGTCAGCGTGTGAGAGGTGGACTAAGGAGTGGgaggtgtttttgtttagacATGTGCGAGTTGTTCTGTGCAGGCGAGGGGAGAGCGAGGTCTGGCGAGGAGGCGGGACGGGCACGTCCGTCTCGTCCTCTCCCAAGTCTGTCTGGGCTAAAAGCTCACATGTGTCCTGTTTGAACTCCTCTGAACTGAGACACAGACCAGCTAGACTCAGCTTAACCTCATCCTCTGGCACTTGATCCTGCACGCAGCCCTCCACGCCATCCTGCCTCACCAGAGCTGGCTTTTTAAATTTGCGTGGCTGAGGCACCGGGAGAGGCTTACTGGGTGCAGCAGGGACCTGCAGATCCGGGTGCAACCTGGTGGGAGACGCTTTGCTGACTGGCTCGTTGCATTCGACCTCTGCAGACGGCTCACGAGGAGCGACGCTTGGGGAGAAAATGATGCTGCCTGCAACATCACAGGCCGACTTAGAGTTTATTAGATGtgtgttttgagtctctttggaAACGTCCGGCTCACTTTCCGGATGTTTCTGCTCCTCAGTCCTCTGCACCTCTTTGTTCAGGTGTCTCTGTCTTTGAGGTTTATCCCTCGGCTTCTTGATAATCCCGTCACCCTTCTCCACAGCGACTCCCTCCTCCTGGTTTTTCTCCTGCGGCCTCATCTCTTCTGTAGAAATCCCGTTCTGCAGTGGCACTTTGTGCAAATCAATCTCAGTTCCGTTTTCAAGCCGCTGGCACTGGGAGCAGTCCCCGAGCCCGCAGGAGCAGGTGGGAATGATGTAATCCGAGTCCCGTTTGTTTGTCTCTGATAAAATCCCATTCCTGGAGTTGAGAAAGGAGAGGCTGTCGCCGAGGAGGTCGCTGGGTTTGGGTGGCGGGGGCGAGACAGGAGGAGACGAGGCTGTGGATTTGGGGATGCATGGTTTGGGAGCGACAGCCGGTTTTTCTCGTTTGAGAGTGGCAGGAGAAGGTTGGGAGACGGCTGAAGACTGGGAGAGAAGGCCGGGTTTGGGGGCGATGGGCGGGGGAGAGGGTTTGGTGGTGGCAGGGAGTTTAGGTTTGGGAGCTAATGGAGGCTTCTTCACACCTGCAGAGGAAAGGGAGGAGAttcaaagaaatgttaaaaaacgtTTACTCACACTTCCTTTTGAAATGAATCACGCAACAAAAACACGTCACATGCTGCAGCATCGACAGCTGCGAGCCAGGCTTAAGTTTGGGGTCAAAAGGTCAATCTCAGGGTCAGAGCTGAGGCTTTGAGTAATGTGTGAAataaattaaccctttcaaaccccGAAacgcttttcttgtgctgcattcagatgcctttcacaagtattttaactaGACATGAcaacaattaatcgattaatccgTCAATATGAATTTAATCGAACATGTGAAATGTAATTAATCGATCTAAGCTATGCAGTGCTGTCAGAGTacatgcaatatgttgctgtgtgCATGGATTGAGGAAAAAACGcatgttattgtttaaaataagcagagtttttatgttgttttttttcaaataacgaTTAATCGATtgttaattttacaaataaacgTTTAGGAAAAGCGCTTACGATTTGCAACATTGAGGTCCGgagcaaattgttttatttctatcgaaaacatggtttaaaaaggcaataagcaacttggcaagaaatgcccgaaaaaattgcaaggaattagcagattcttttctttttttaaactatatttagatttatcataactatatatgtaaaattatttcacagaattctgatgtttttaagcattttttaggtcattttattgttgcctttttcttttcttttttttttttactatctttatttatttttttttccatttttttttgtctgttaattTTGTTGAGCTTTTtggagtaatttttttttcttaaccctttgacacatGGACTGACAACTATTTTCTTATGTTGGGATCcttttcacaagctttttgaaactggagcaaattggttacatttcttttgaaaacatggtgacaaggacaaaaaaagaaaaatatgttatagaaaatgtttttatacatttttttctcaatttttagcactttttttgggGTTAAGGTATTAAACATAAGGATATaccaaaataatacaaatgttACTACATCTGCTCTGCcatccatttttatgttttattatataaaaatctGATAAACGAGCACTGAAGGGTTTACATGCCACTTGTGgcaggaaaaacaaagtaaaactggATTTTTCTATTTGCAACCACAATTGAATTTATCTCCTCCTGCCTGTTCTTGAGAGAGCTTGGCATGCTTGGCATATCTTGTCTTAATTAAATTGTATAGAGCACACAAGCTGCAAccaatattttaattataatgggtatttttctgttgtgtcctTCTATAGGTCACGGTTTGAtctgacagtttgtgtttttgcatttctaaaAGTCATACTTTAAAGTTgtcatattgtaaaaaaaagtcagattttcatttctttttttaataaaatgcaataaagggGCTAAAAAAAACTGCGAAAGAATGAAAACGCTGAACTGaattcagaaactgtgcctttaaacaagCCGTTGGCACCTCtgtgaatttgtgatgtcacagataTTGTAAATAGACTGTATCAGAGGATTGGAAAGTTACTATATTGTGCTTTTAGTTGATTAGAgttcttttttactgtttcatgaTATGTCCGAGGAAAATGTTGATACTATCATACTATGCCTTTGCTCGCTAGCTTGCTAAACCAGTAGCCTTGATGGCCTCTAAACGCCAACAGTGGCGTCCATGTTGCTGTTGTCTAGCAGAAGTGCTCTCAGGACTTAACCATTTGAACGTCAAGCATGTCATATACACGGCTTCTCATGTTGTAACTGCAGGCTCACTAGTTTCATTTGAATGCActtataaacattttaaatgagtacctttttttcttgctggAATGGTATACAGTTGCGAATGACGTCAGCTGACAGTAAGTAAACATGGACCCAAGCTGTTGTCTAACAATAAAATTCCAgtgaaaacatacatatatttataagGATAAACAGTGCCTTTACAGTGCTATTACAGTCATTTCTTCAGCTGTTATGTCAATGCACAGATTTGGAAGACCcggaaacactgaccaatcagagcagactgggctttttcaggagCGGGCCTTATAAAGACAGACACTAAAACGGAGCATTTCAGAGGCtgggtgaatacaggtatattcaggcagccagtttgagaaaaacaatgtgttttttttgaacatcaaagtatgtaaacatgttctagaaGAAACCCagaatacaagtatgaacccgAAAATGAGcgtaatatgggacctttaaat includes:
- the LOC121964475 gene encoding FYVE, RhoGEF and PH domain-containing protein 6-like, giving the protein VKKPPLAPKPKLPATTKPSPPPIAPKPGLLSQSSAVSQPSPATLKREKPAVAPKPCIPKSTASSPPVSPPPPKPSDLLGDSLSFLNSRNGILSETNKRDSDYIIPTCSCGLGDCSQCQRLENGTEIDLHKVPLQNGISTEEMRPQEKNQEEGVAVEKGDGIIKKPRDKPQRQRHLNKEVQRTEEQKHPESEPDVSKETQNTHLINSKSACDVAGSIIFSPSVAPREPSAEVECNEPVSKASPTRLHPDLQVPAAPSKPLPVPQPRKFKKPALVRQDGVEGCVQDQVPEDEVKLSLAGLCLSSEEFKQDTCELLAQTDLGEDETDVPVPPPRQTSLSPRLHRTTRTCLNKNTSHSLVHLSHADSVSHKKDGEEHQVEEDEEDGYGDFERYPITHSLPKQIKLGCHPPLVNARKAFSAEDQPSPRAPPRKPQRHSLPAPPPPSICPPAPPHANTPMRELPAPPQEKAAWRFTRPCVTFFSRQIPTRSSVPPKGRASPLGGKQRAQSFSAADLATRADPQKRSLSFRKLLELRLSVKMLPKLLAKGGQSLDCTSVESKRGERSLERPNSCIVESDMCGENGEGSVEYENVPLYEEIPEYMNLPFHSARLGWSHDTDGADSDIYEVQDPYHRCHEHEYE